From a single Mycolicibacterium mengxianglii genomic region:
- a CDS encoding carbohydrate ABC transporter permease, which produces MTRRVPLWLALPAIAGLVLFLVYPTGYLVALALTDSSLANPLRTFSGVDNFQTAFAAPAFTPSLVKSTVFAVAATVATTGLGLVLALLLRVRGTRFGVVGALLLLPLVTAPVLIGVAWKLLLAPVGGGLAGLFAAVGLGGFNPLGSGVGAFAVLLCIHIWQWTPFAVLVLFAALGVVRPELLESARIDGAGLWRTFVTVTWPAIAPTAWAVAVLELVIGYKVFDLIVVITSGGPGFATTLSPFVIYQTGLRGSFDMGAAAAQTLVFALVVGVVATGLTAARARAVRGEQS; this is translated from the coding sequence ATGACGCGACGCGTCCCGCTCTGGCTGGCGCTGCCCGCCATCGCAGGACTGGTGTTGTTCCTGGTTTACCCGACGGGCTACCTGGTGGCGCTGGCACTGACGGATTCGTCGTTGGCCAACCCACTGCGCACCTTCAGTGGTGTCGACAACTTCCAGACTGCGTTCGCCGCACCGGCGTTCACCCCTTCCCTGGTCAAATCGACCGTGTTCGCCGTCGCGGCGACGGTGGCCACCACCGGCCTCGGCCTGGTCCTGGCGCTGTTGCTGCGGGTCCGGGGCACCCGGTTCGGTGTGGTCGGCGCCCTGTTGCTGCTGCCGCTGGTCACCGCCCCGGTGCTGATCGGGGTGGCATGGAAACTGCTGCTGGCTCCGGTCGGCGGTGGGCTCGCGGGACTGTTCGCGGCGGTGGGGTTGGGTGGTTTCAATCCGCTCGGTTCCGGCGTCGGCGCCTTCGCGGTGCTGCTGTGCATCCACATCTGGCAATGGACACCGTTTGCGGTGTTGGTCCTGTTCGCCGCGCTGGGGGTGGTCCGCCCTGAACTGCTGGAATCGGCACGCATCGACGGTGCCGGCCTGTGGCGGACATTCGTCACCGTCACCTGGCCGGCGATCGCCCCCACGGCGTGGGCGGTGGCGGTTCTGGAGTTGGTGATCGGGTACAAGGTGTTCGACCTGATAGTGGTCATCACCTCGGGCGGACCGGGGTTCGCGACCACCTTGTCCCCGTTCGTCATCTACCAGACCGGTCTGCGCGGCAGCTTCGACATGGGCGCGGCGGCGGCGCAGACCCTGGTGTTCGCGCTGGTGGTGGGCGTGGTGGCCACCGGTCTCACCGCGGCGCGGGCCCGCGCCGTGCGGGGCGAGCAGTCATGA
- a CDS encoding carbohydrate ABC transporter permease — MTTRRRRRTAWVVLVIVAVITLVPIGYLLSLAVRPPADVLNSSLLPTRWTLANFTAVFHTIDLGTMLQNSWASALGAALLAVVMATPAAYFTARRFHGERLLTALLASYCAPPIVAIIPLFFLLREVGLTNNVLGLIVVNGIANVPVAAWLLDGFVRRIPIEIDEAAVIDGLSVAGAFRKAVLPLLWPGIVAALLVVFFLSYNEFLFAVYLAVTKESQTLTVGLSLFQGDRNVQFGQQAAAGLLGILPVYVLALAAQRYLVGGLSVGATK; from the coding sequence ATGACCACGCGGCGCCGTCGGCGCACCGCATGGGTGGTCCTGGTCATCGTCGCGGTGATCACCCTGGTGCCGATCGGGTACCTGCTGTCACTGGCTGTCCGGCCTCCGGCTGATGTCTTGAACTCCAGTCTGCTGCCGACGCGGTGGACGCTGGCCAATTTCACGGCGGTGTTCCACACCATCGATCTGGGAACGATGCTGCAGAACTCGTGGGCATCGGCACTGGGCGCGGCCCTGCTCGCCGTGGTGATGGCTACGCCCGCAGCGTATTTCACCGCGCGGCGGTTCCACGGCGAACGGCTGCTCACTGCCCTGCTCGCCAGCTACTGCGCACCACCCATCGTCGCGATCATCCCGCTGTTCTTTCTGCTGCGCGAGGTCGGGCTGACCAACAATGTGCTCGGTCTGATCGTCGTCAACGGAATCGCCAACGTACCGGTGGCGGCATGGCTTCTCGATGGTTTCGTTCGCCGGATCCCCATCGAGATCGACGAGGCGGCGGTCATCGATGGCCTGTCGGTGGCCGGGGCGTTCCGAAAAGCCGTGCTGCCGCTGCTGTGGCCGGGAATCGTGGCGGCGCTGCTGGTGGTGTTCTTCCTCAGTTACAACGAATTTCTGTTCGCGGTGTACCTCGCGGTCACGAAGGAGAGCCAGACGTTGACGGTCGGTTTGTCGCTGTTCCAGGGTGACCGCAATGTGCAGTTCGGACAGCAGGCCGCCGCCGGCCTGCTGGGGATTCTGCCGGTGTACGTGCTGGCGCTGGCGGCGCAGCGGTACCTGGTCGGCGGCCTGTCGGTGGGAGCAACCAAATGA
- a CDS encoding ABC transporter ATP-binding protein — protein MSTVDLEGITKTFDKQTVVDDLSLHLPDGSLTVLVGPSGCGKSTTLRIAAGLESADHGSVRIGGRDVTSAPPRDRDVAMVFQNYALYPQLTVAGNIAFPLRNAGVAKTDTAQRVRQAAERVGITALLDRKPRQLSGGQQQRVAIARALVRTPALFLFDEPLSNLDAKLRVELRSEIRRLQQELGITALYVTHDQEEAMTIADQLVVLDAGRIAQRGTPEELYRRPVNTFVAGFIGSPSANLLTGHAHAGVFESDGVRWPTDAEGDVTLGVRPEDVLLEPTEGSDDNGGDGRVELVELLGPRYVVIVKVGGHRLTAVLEASAATTWTRTLAPGVAVTVRVRPGRTHVFDSASGRRIDSANRVEGQP, from the coding sequence ATGAGTACAGTCGATCTCGAAGGCATCACAAAGACTTTCGACAAGCAGACGGTGGTCGATGACCTGAGCCTGCATCTGCCGGACGGTTCGCTCACGGTCCTGGTCGGTCCGTCGGGATGCGGTAAGTCCACGACCTTGCGGATCGCCGCGGGACTGGAGTCCGCCGATCACGGATCAGTGCGTATCGGAGGCCGGGACGTGACGTCCGCGCCCCCGCGGGACCGGGACGTCGCGATGGTCTTCCAGAACTACGCGCTGTACCCGCAGTTGACGGTGGCGGGCAATATCGCGTTCCCGCTTCGTAATGCCGGTGTCGCCAAAACCGATACCGCACAGCGGGTCCGGCAGGCCGCCGAGCGGGTCGGCATCACCGCGCTGTTGGACCGCAAACCCCGACAGCTCTCCGGCGGACAGCAGCAACGTGTCGCGATCGCCCGGGCCTTGGTGCGCACGCCGGCGCTGTTTCTGTTCGATGAGCCGCTGAGCAATCTCGACGCCAAGTTGCGTGTTGAACTTCGTTCCGAAATCCGGAGGCTGCAACAGGAATTGGGTATCACGGCGCTCTACGTCACCCACGACCAGGAAGAGGCGATGACGATCGCCGACCAGTTGGTGGTACTCGACGCCGGCCGGATCGCCCAGCGCGGGACACCGGAGGAGCTCTACCGCCGTCCGGTCAACACCTTCGTTGCCGGATTCATCGGCTCTCCGAGCGCCAACCTGCTGACCGGGCACGCTCATGCCGGCGTGTTCGAGTCCGACGGTGTCCGCTGGCCCACCGACGCCGAGGGCGACGTCACCCTCGGGGTGCGACCGGAGGATGTGCTGCTCGAGCCCACCGAGGGCAGCGACGACAACGGCGGGGATGGCCGGGTCGAGTTGGTGGAACTGCTCGGCCCGAGGTACGTGGTGATCGTCAAGGTCGGGGGGCACCGGCTGACCGCCGTCCTGGAGGCCTCGGCTGCGACGACGTGGACCCGGACTCTGGCCCCGGGCGTTGCGGTCACCGTCCGGGTGCGGCCCGGGCGCACCCACGTATTCGACTCGGCCTCCGGCAGACGGATCGACAGTGCAAACAGAGTGGAAGGACAACCCTGA
- a CDS encoding acyl-CoA dehydrogenase family protein: MATRTPWTAPLDDAETTHWDAVAVEVAAVLATDALARDRANAEPDAELKLLKESGLATLLIPSQYGGGGGHWSSALRAVRILARTDASIAQILSYHFCNHASIVFFGAQDRWEHWFTASAEGTWLWGDSVNPVDPDLTLTPDGAGYRLNGRKRFSTGASTGDVTLVMAAEQGSVDGGARVLASVVEHDRPGVEYLDDWDALGQRLSASGSVQFTDVAITADDILGVVGEEPYSTLVTPGVQLGFANLYLGIAEGALRQARSLTLQRRGSWLLSDVDHYSHDPFVQRVFGELLAKTAAAEALTDRWNARFDRVIARGADVTAADRTQVEIGIANAKVVATETALEVAHRVFEVTGSSSARSEVGLDLFWRNIRTHSLHDPLDYKKLEIGAHYLTGAVQPITLYT, translated from the coding sequence ATGGCGACACGCACACCGTGGACGGCACCGCTGGACGACGCCGAAACGACCCACTGGGACGCGGTAGCCGTCGAGGTGGCGGCGGTGTTGGCCACCGATGCCCTGGCCAGGGACCGGGCCAATGCCGAACCCGATGCCGAGCTGAAGCTGCTCAAGGAGTCGGGGCTCGCGACGCTGCTGATCCCGTCGCAGTACGGCGGCGGGGGCGGGCATTGGTCCAGTGCACTGCGCGCCGTGCGGATCCTGGCGCGTACGGATGCGTCGATCGCGCAGATCTTGAGCTATCACTTCTGCAATCACGCGAGCATCGTGTTCTTCGGTGCCCAGGACCGCTGGGAGCATTGGTTCACCGCCTCCGCCGAGGGCACATGGTTGTGGGGTGATTCGGTCAATCCCGTTGATCCCGATCTGACCCTGACACCCGACGGCGCGGGGTATCGCCTCAACGGGCGCAAGCGGTTCTCCACCGGTGCCTCGACCGGCGACGTCACGCTGGTGATGGCCGCCGAGCAGGGCTCAGTCGACGGTGGGGCCCGGGTGCTCGCCTCGGTGGTTGAGCATGACCGTCCCGGTGTGGAGTACCTCGACGACTGGGATGCGTTGGGGCAGCGGCTGTCTGCCAGTGGCAGTGTCCAATTCACCGATGTGGCCATCACCGCCGATGACATCCTCGGTGTGGTGGGGGAGGAACCGTATTCGACCCTGGTGACCCCGGGGGTGCAGCTCGGTTTCGCCAACCTCTATCTCGGTATTGCCGAAGGTGCGCTGCGGCAAGCCCGGAGTCTGACGCTGCAGCGGCGCGGATCCTGGTTGTTGAGCGATGTCGACCATTACTCGCACGATCCGTTCGTCCAGCGGGTCTTCGGTGAGTTGCTGGCGAAAACCGCTGCCGCGGAAGCACTCACCGACCGCTGGAACGCCCGGTTCGATCGGGTCATCGCCCGCGGCGCGGACGTCACCGCAGCCGACCGCACCCAGGTCGAGATCGGGATCGCCAACGCCAAGGTGGTCGCGACCGAGACGGCGCTGGAGGTCGCGCACCGGGTGTTCGAGGTCACCGGCTCGAGTTCGGCCCGCAGCGAGGTCGGGCTCGACCTGTTCTGGCGCAACATCCGCACGCACTCGTTGCACGACCCGCTGGACTACAAGAAGTTGGAGATCGGCGCGCACTACCTGACCGGGGCGGTGCAGCCGATCACCCTCTACACCTGA